The DNA window TGAATAGCGGTTGTTGCTGCGCTTACGTTTACGATACCGTTTGATGCACGAAGAAATAGTGGTTTAGTAATAGTCATGATTATATTTCCTATTAAGGGTTTAGAAATTTTTAAAGAGCACGCATAGAAGCAATGCTCCATGGGAGTCCAAGACAAAAGCCTTAAACACAACGCAATTATCTCGCTCTTGCCATGTCCGTATATTCAGTACAAAACAGCCATTTCAGCGGAGATTAAATGCTTCATAATGAGCGCCTGTAAAAGCAACCATCTATGTGTATTAAAACCAAGTGTCTTAAACACAGCGCTATTATCTAACAGCGGTCGTTTCTCTATATTCAGTACAAAACAGCCATTTCTCAGTAAAATAAAACCGCCTTGACAAGATTGTTCATATATAAACATAAGGGCATTGTGACTATTCGTCACAACGCCCTTATGTTTCAGCTATTTAATTAAGTATTATTAAATTATCCAACGTGGTTTCAAGGCTTGTACTTGCTCGGCTACCTGCTGTTTCTGTAATTCAGCAAGTTCATCCTCCCAAGCGATCACATCACTTAATCTAAAGCGTATAGGACTGTTTTTATTAGTACCCAGTTTAAAGAAAGGCGGCACTGAAGATGGATTACGCGAACAAGCAGTGGTAATAGATTCAAGGCTACGTTGTTGACGTTTAGCTAAATCAGCCTTAGTTAAAATAGTGTTATTCATGGGATATTCCTTAATCCAAATTAAATGCGTGATGATGGCCAGATATCAACGATGAGGCTGTATCTTGGCTAGCTTGAGTAAGCTGCTTATTATCATGAAAAGCATATCGCTCAGTAGTAGTGACACTTTGATGAAATAGGTTTTGCTGAACCAATCTCGCATCACCAGTCAACTGTAATTGACGACTGGCATAAGTACGACGTAGATCATGGATAACGAAATGATCATGACAGCCTGATGTTAATGCTACATGTTCACGTATTTTGGCATGGCAATCTTTAGGTGCTGAAATATGCTGGTTATCTTTCAAGGCAGATGGAAATAGCCAATGGTTCCAAGATAAAGCAGCGCATTCAATTAAGAGCTTTTTTGCTGGCTCATTAATAGCAATACGATAGGCGCGGCCATTTTTAGTTTGCGGTAAAGACAGTAAAGAGAAGTCATGATTAATCATACTTCTTTCAATACTAATAACATTACCAATACGCAACCCCAGAAAAAGACTCACCAATAACGCTTTAGAATGAAATGAATCAATTTCAATCGCTTTATCAATGTAGTGATATAACTCGGCATCACTTAATACACGATCGCGTATATTACCTTCAGGCCATTTCTTAATGCCTTTACAGGGATTGCGGTGCAGCAGTTCAAGGTCAACAGCAATAGAGAAAATACGAGATAGTAATGATAGGTGGCGGTTAACCGTAGAGCCTTTAACCTCTAAAGCAAGTTGAGTTAATATCTGCATGATATCGATACGGGTAACATCACCTAGAGTACGATGCGCAATATCACCTGCAACACGACGCCAGCGTGTTTTAACACTTTTAATATCACGGTTATGCACTTCCATCATCGGTAGTACATTTGATGTGGTTTAATTCTACCGGACACTTCTAAAGCATTTAAGTATAATGTTAATTAGAGGTGATCATGAATACTAAGTTTAAACGTCCGAAATTTACAACTGAATTCAAACAAGGCGCAGTAAAACTCGTTACTGAGCAAGGATATACCAGACAAGCAGCCGCTGCTAGCTTAGGTGTATCGTTAAGTGCAATTACACGCTGGGTTCAAGCAGAAAGCGGCACGCAAGCTAGACCTGGAACCAAACAAGAAGGCCTAAACCTATCCGAACGTAATGAACTTGAAATACTACGTAAAGAAAATGCAAAACTGCTGATGGAGAAAGAAATTTTAAAAAAGGCCGCAGTCTTCTTTGCCAAGGAAAGCGAGTAAGATTTCAGTTCATCGCAGAGTATAAGAAGACATTTCCAATTCGAGTTACATGTAAAGTTATGGATGTAAGCCCAAGTGCTTTTTATCACTGGTTATCAAATAAAGCATCGCCTAATAGGGATGTGGCGCTTGAGATTAAGGCTACCGAGATATTCGACTTACACAAAAAAACGCTAGGTTATCGCAGATTAACCAATGAGTTACGCAAAGAAGGCTTTGATGTTGGTCATTACAAAATATGGCGTTTAATGTCACGCTTAGGCTTGCAAGCCCGCTACCCAAGACGATTCAAGGTAACTACTGATAGTAAGCATAATTTTAATATTGCAGATAACTTGTTAGAGCGTAAATTCGATGTTCAGCAGCCCAATAAATATTGGACAACTGATATCACCTACGTTTGGACGCTTGAAGGTTGGATGTATTTAGCCGTTGTAATGGATTTATATTCAAGGCAAATCATTGGATGGAGTATTGCCGACAACATGAAAACAGAAATGTGTTTGCAGGCGCTACAGATGGCTTACTGGCGACGAAAACCCAATGCTGGAGTTATGCATCATTCAGATAGAGGCAGCCAATACGCAAGCGGCAAGTACCAGGAAATGCTTTCGAAAATGGAGATGATACCCAGCATGAGCGGCAAAGGTGAGTGTTGGGATAATGCACCAACAGAGCGATTTTTTAGAAGCTTCAAACACGAGCATATGCATTACTATCGCTTGAAAACAAAGAAAGACGCTGAACGCTGTATTTTGGATTACCTTGCTTATTACAACAGCAAGCGGCCACATACAACATTGGGGTATTTATCACCGATGGAATTTGAGCAGCAGATATTAAGAAAAGTAGCTTAAGCAAGTGTCCGATTTGAGTTGACCATTACAATTATCAATAAAGAAATCACCTACCGATATCGTTGAAGCTTTATTGTAAAATCCCTGTTCAATTTGAGATAAACGCGCATTAGCAAGTTTTTCAAATGCTGAAATGCTCATATCAGGCCAATGACCGATAACTTGGTTAGTACGCTGACCTTTGAATGACTTGGATATACTCAGCGATACAGTGGTCGGATAAAATGTGACTTGCTGATGACGAGCTCCACGACGACGCTTAACAATAGGCTTCTCACCGATGTTAGGCCGTGGGTGCGCTATAAAAGCATCAGCAGTAAAAAGGATGGTGTTAGCAGACAAAGTAAAACTCCGTTACATAATTAAATACATGCAACGGATTTTATAGACTAGAGTGGATCACGATATTCAGTACAAATGGTTTGTTTTAGAGGTGATAAATCTTCTTACGGTAGTAGCTGAGATACAATATCAACCACGTGACGCCTGAACGTTGCAGGGTTGAGAAGTACATCTTCTAACTCGATATCACAACCTTTGTCATTATCGCCTTTATTCAGTTTATCACTCTCATAAAGTGCCATATAACTTTCTTCTAACCGATCAAACAAATCTAATATTGATAAATCAAGTGGAGCTGGATTACTTTGCGTC is part of the Moritella viscosa genome and encodes:
- a CDS encoding transposase, IS3 family — its product is MNTKFKRPKFTTEFKQGAVKLVTEQGYTRQAAAASLGVSLSAITRWVQAESGTQARPGTKQEGLNLSERNELEILRKENAKLLMEKEILKKAAVFFAKESE
- a CDS encoding transposase, IS3 family; its protein translation is MDVSPSAFYHWLSNKASPNRDVALEIKATEIFDLHKKTLGYRRLTNELRKEGFDVGHYKIWRLMSRLGLQARYPRRFKVTTDSKHNFNIADNLLERKFDVQQPNKYWTTDITYVWTLEGWMYLAVVMDLYSRQIIGWSIADNMKTEMCLQALQMAYWRRKPNAGVMHHSDRGSQYASGKYQEMLSKMEMIPSMSGKGECWDNAPTERFFRSFKHEHMHYYRLKTKKDAERCILDYLAYYNSKRPHTTLGYLSPMEFEQQILRKVA